From Rhinatrema bivittatum chromosome 5, aRhiBiv1.1, whole genome shotgun sequence, the proteins below share one genomic window:
- the LOC115091993 gene encoding collagenase 3-like — protein sequence METITFSAILSLILLAYSFSLPTKTVPTETVEVSSSDHQLAEDYLDHFYPLSTKALKNVFEEKIKEMQKFFGLTITGRLDPTTMDMMKKPRCGMPDVAEYRVFPGRPKWTKKLLTYRILNYTPDLSTREVIDAIQKAFKVWSDVTPLQFRRVSSGEADILIRFAARFHGDSFPFDGPGGVLAHAFAPGSGIGGDTHLDEDEKWSTNSIGFNLFLVAAHEFGHALGLDHSNVPAALMYPTYRYVNTNNFRLSRDDIQGIQALYGRKRP from the exons ATGGAAACCATCACATTTTCTGCAATATTGTCTCTCATACTCTTAGCCTATAGCTTTTCCCTTCCTACAAAAACAGTGCCTACAGAAACAGTGGAAGTAAGTTCCAGTGACCACCAGCTTGCAGAG GATTATCTGGACCACTTCTATCCACTGAGCACGAaagcactgaaaaatgtttttgaagaaAAAATCAAAGAAATGCAGAAATTCTTTGGCCTAACCATAACAGGGCGCCTGGACCCTACCACCATGGACATGATGAAGAAGCCGAGATGTGGCATGCCTGATGTAGCAGAATACAGAGTGTTTCCTGGGCGGCCGAAATGGACTAAGAAGCTACTAACCTACAG AATTCTCAATTACACTCCTGACTTATCTACTAGAGAAGTGATTGATGCAATACAAAAAGCTTTCAAGGTGTGGAGTGATGTGACTCCACTGCAGTTCAGAAGGGTATCCAGTGGAGAAGCTGATATTCTTATTCGTTTTGCAGCTCGCT TTCACGGTGATTCCTTTCCATTTGATGGACCAGGAGGTGTACTAGCTCATGCCTTTGCACCTGGTTCAGGCATAGGTGGTGACACTCACCTTGATGAAGATGAGAAGTGGTCAACAAATTCAATTG GATTCAATTTGTTCCTTGTTGCCGCCCATGAATTCGGCCATGCTCTGGGACTGGATCATTCTAATGTTCCTGCTGCTTTAATGTATCCCACCTATAGATATGTAAACACAAATAATTTCCGCCTTTCAAGGGATGATATCCAAGGAATTCAGGCACTGTATG GAAGGAAGAGaccatga